In Vespula vulgaris chromosome 19, iyVesVulg1.1, whole genome shotgun sequence, a single genomic region encodes these proteins:
- the LOC127070872 gene encoding odorant receptor 13a-like, giving the protein MSDESVSTFGSNVIAVNIFLLKLCGVLPFKTTFIINLDWTNLLALISFLSLTTYSVSYTYEFVVHMSHADTALEFFSMIISLIGGQARYVILFIKRYKFRNMLKICERLWTSLDNKEKSCVRIYTNKTKRLTYYYLFGCAFTIFFYAIASLFVSSSTNDTNGNETSIRNLPYAFIFDIHDSPYFEIAYVYQLSTMINVGLTCVGADTVGPVMILIACGHLKVIQNKMSALMEDAKSNDGEDSYIFQDVKIKLDGYVNYHCTVLEFCKDIEELANVIFLTQLIGSTYNISLVGFKLDDPDKYKYTTQVLIAVIQLFLCNWPPDVLLFETAAVANAAYSMPWYMYSTELKRSMHIIIMRSQRAVRLTAGKFTYLSLETFASMISTAASFFTMISSMN; this is encoded by the exons ATGTCGGACGAATCGGTATCGACGTTCGGTAGTAACGTGATCGcagtgaatatatttttattaaaattgtgCGGCGTATTGCCGTTTAAAACGACGTTTATTATCAATCTCGATTGGACGAATTTACTCGCtttaatatcgtttctctcgttGACTACATATTCCGTTTCTTACACTTACGAATTCGTCGTTCATATGTCGCACGCTGACACTGCCCTCGAATTTTTCTCGATGATTATATCTCTGATAGGTGGACAAGCGCGttacgtaatattatttattaaacgttaCAAATTTCGTAACATGTTGAAAATTTGCGAGAGACTTTGGACGTCATTggataataaagagaaatcgtGCGTTCgtatttatacgaataaaacgaaacgtttgacgtattattatttgttcggTTGCgcttttacgatttttttttatgccaTTGCTAGTCTCTTCGTATCCTCGTCTACTAACGATACGAATGGAAACGAAACGTCAATAAGAAATTTGCCTTATgcatttatattcgatattcatGATTCGCCGTATTTCGAGATTGCTTATGTTTATCAATTAAGTACGATGATCAACGTTGGTTTGACGTGCGTCGGTGCGGACACGGTAGGACCAGTTATGATTCTTATTGCCTGCGGACATCTTAaagtaatacaaaataaaatgtctGCGTTGATGGAAGACGCGAAATCTAACGACGGTGAagattcttatatttttcaagatgTCAAGATTAAACTCGACGGTTACGTTAATTATCATTGCACTGTTCTCGA ATTTTGTAAGGACATCGAGGAACTGGCTAACGTCATTTTCCTCACACAATTGATCGGCAGCACTTACAACATATCTCTAGTTGGTTTTAAATTA GACGACCCCGATAAGTACAAATATACGACGCAGGTATTGATTGCAGTAATACAACTCTTTCTCTGCAATTGGCCACCCGACGTATTGCTCTTCGAg aCTGCAGCAGTAGCCAATGCAGCATATTCGATGCCTTGGTATATGTATTCGACGGAATTGAAAAGATCTATGCATATTATCATTATGAGATCACAAAGGGCCGTACGTTTGACCGCTGGTAAATTTACTTACTTGTCCTTGGAAACGTTTGCTTct ATGATCTCGACGGCTGCATCCTTCTTCACTATGATAAGTAGCATGAATTGA